Proteins from a single region of Flaviflexus salsibiostraticola:
- the rnc gene encoding ribonuclease III, with protein sequence MSRSKGRRKVNPPARTDREVLLAAWGVEVEPQLLDLALTHRSWAFENGGVPTNERLELLGDAVLSIIVTDRIFHDYPDKSEADLVPIRAAAVSEAPLAAIAKEIGLDEFILLGNGELVTGGRDKSSILSDALEALIGATYLTVGLDRTRGVVERLTTPFIVEATKAGPALDWKTSIQMVANAGGLGDVTYTIEASGPDHARRFVATAVVNGRDWGSGRGTSRAKAEMAAAEAAYEELKRAVDA encoded by the coding sequence GTGAGCCGGTCCAAGGGACGCCGCAAGGTCAACCCGCCGGCGAGGACCGACCGGGAGGTCCTGCTCGCCGCGTGGGGCGTCGAGGTCGAGCCGCAGCTGCTCGATCTCGCCCTCACCCATCGGTCCTGGGCGTTCGAGAACGGCGGAGTCCCAACGAACGAGCGTCTTGAACTCCTGGGGGATGCCGTCCTGTCGATCATCGTCACCGATCGCATCTTCCACGACTATCCCGACAAGTCAGAGGCCGACCTCGTCCCCATTCGCGCCGCCGCCGTGTCGGAGGCGCCCCTCGCCGCCATCGCCAAGGAGATCGGGCTGGATGAGTTCATTCTGCTCGGCAACGGCGAGCTCGTGACCGGCGGTCGGGACAAGTCCTCGATCCTCTCCGATGCCCTCGAAGCCCTCATCGGCGCCACCTACCTCACGGTCGGGCTCGACAGGACGCGCGGCGTCGTCGAGCGCCTGACAACTCCCTTCATCGTCGAGGCGACGAAGGCGGGACCCGCGCTTGACTGGAAGACGTCGATCCAGATGGTGGCGAACGCCGGAGGGCTCGGTGATGTCACGTACACGATTGAGGCGTCCGGACCGGATCATGCCCGGCGTTTCGTCGCGACCGCGGTCGTCAACGGCCGGGACTGGGGCAGCGGCAGGGGAACGTCGCGTGCGAAGGCTGAGATGGCGGCGGCGGAGGCCGCCTATGAGGAGCTGAAGAGAGCGGTGGATGCCTGA
- a CDS encoding YceD family protein: MSDAFRISLTDLRRQEGSLLELHRSIPAPDTFATALVRTIGDITVDGALQSVSEGVLITGTVECTTVAECARCLIEVEEDVNLDVTELYFYQDRAKALQESGDEEAEEVPLIENDSIDIEGLLRDAIVGQMSFIPLCSEDCAGLCSVCGERLADLPDDHAHEKDPSEMTALDELRAKLAAEEQGK; the protein is encoded by the coding sequence ATGTCTGATGCGTTCCGCATCTCCCTCACCGACCTTCGCCGTCAGGAGGGATCGCTGCTCGAGCTGCACCGCTCGATTCCCGCGCCCGACACGTTCGCGACCGCCCTCGTGCGCACGATCGGCGACATCACCGTCGACGGCGCCCTGCAGTCGGTCTCCGAAGGAGTCCTCATCACCGGCACCGTCGAGTGCACGACGGTGGCAGAATGCGCGCGGTGCCTCATCGAGGTCGAGGAGGACGTGAACCTCGATGTGACGGAGCTGTACTTCTATCAGGACCGCGCCAAGGCGCTGCAGGAGTCCGGCGACGAGGAGGCGGAGGAGGTCCCCCTCATCGAGAACGATTCGATCGACATCGAGGGTCTCCTGCGGGACGCCATCGTCGGGCAGATGTCATTCATTCCCCTCTGCAGTGAGGATTGTGCGGGGCTGTGCAGCGTGTGTGGCGAGCGGCTCGCCGACCTGCCGGATGACCACGCGCACGAGAAGGATCCGAGTGAGATGACGGCGCTCGACGAGCTGCGTGCGAAGCTGGCGGCCGAAGAGCAGGGGAAGTGA
- the coaD gene encoding pantetheine-phosphate adenylyltransferase, which translates to MSIAVCPGSFDPITLGHVDVVRRALTMFDQVIVGVAQNADKRYLFSPAERLALARASVADLPGASAEPITGLLADYVKSIGASAIVKGLRGSADYDNEHSMALLNRHLSGVETIFIMGDSGLGHIASSLVKDVASHGGRIDDLVPVPVAQALTRKDRND; encoded by the coding sequence ATGAGCATCGCCGTCTGCCCCGGATCGTTCGACCCCATCACGCTTGGACACGTCGATGTGGTCCGTCGCGCGCTGACCATGTTCGACCAGGTCATCGTCGGAGTCGCACAGAACGCGGACAAGAGGTACCTCTTCAGCCCGGCCGAGCGTCTCGCTCTCGCGCGGGCGTCCGTCGCGGACCTCCCGGGCGCGAGCGCGGAGCCGATCACGGGCCTGCTCGCCGACTACGTGAAATCGATCGGTGCCTCAGCCATCGTCAAGGGGCTGCGGGGATCCGCGGACTACGACAACGAGCATTCCATGGCGCTGCTCAACCGGCACCTGAGCGGTGTCGAGACCATCTTCATCATGGGCGATTCGGGCCTCGGCCACATCGCCTCATCTCTCGTCAAGGACGTGGCCTCGCACGGTGGGCGGATCGACGACCTCGTCCCCGTGCCCGTCGCGCAGGCGCTCACCCGAAAGGATAGGAATGACTGA
- a CDS encoding RsmD family RNA methyltransferase — protein sequence MLRIVAGTAKGMTIRVPKSARPTPDLVREALFSTLGHRGYLDETDVLDLFAGSGAFGLEAASRGVRSVTAVDVGREAVSVMTSNAKKTGLDLHIVQSKATSFLESSAADYDVIFLDPPYAMTNDELTPVLAAAVPHLVDDGVLLVERDKHAGEPPWPAGIALDDRRIWGDTVVWTALHAEYRRSLRA from the coding sequence ATGCTCCGCATCGTCGCTGGAACCGCCAAAGGCATGACCATCCGCGTGCCCAAATCCGCTCGCCCGACTCCTGATCTTGTGCGAGAGGCCCTTTTCTCGACCCTCGGTCATCGCGGCTACCTCGACGAGACCGACGTCCTCGACCTCTTTGCCGGGTCGGGCGCGTTCGGTCTCGAGGCGGCCTCGCGCGGCGTCCGCTCGGTGACGGCCGTCGATGTCGGCCGCGAAGCCGTGTCCGTCATGACCTCGAACGCGAAGAAGACGGGTCTCGATCTCCATATCGTCCAGTCGAAGGCGACGTCCTTCCTCGAGTCGAGCGCGGCCGACTACGACGTCATCTTCCTCGACCCTCCCTATGCGATGACGAACGACGAGCTGACTCCGGTGCTCGCCGCTGCAGTGCCGCACCTCGTCGACGACGGGGTGCTCCTCGTCGAGCGGGACAAGCATGCGGGGGAGCCGCCCTGGCCGGCAGGAATCGCGCTCGACGACCGGAGGATCTGGGGCGACACCGTCGTCTGGACAGCCCTTCACGCCGAGTATCGACGTAGTCTAAGGGCATGA
- a CDS encoding ATP-dependent DNA helicase RecG: MMKAVATDGRTLLERPLDRLVGARTAKALEKLDLHTAGDLLRHAPRRYVHRGELVPLSRAVEGESVTVVAHVLGTSMRPMNARRGFLLKVTISDGRHDMSLTFFAKSPRPLAFHESKLQPGTLATFSGTVSSYRGELQLTHPEYQLLEDEGEVDEKDIARPLPLYPAAVNVPTWTIEKAVGSILDQVGPGDIPEPLPEPFRTQHGLLGAFEALVALHRPQTDADWQRGRERMKFEEALILQTVLAQRGHEATAVDSEPRPRRSAGIAAEFDRRLPFDLTEGQVAVGEQISADLASTRPMNRLLQGDVGSGKTIVALRAMLQVVDSGGQAALLAPTEVLAEQHHRSILAMLGDLAAGGMLGGSDIGTRVDLLTGSLGAKAKRSVLGRLAGGETGIIVGTHALISDHVQIPYLSLAVVDEQHRFGVDQRDALRANAGVNLLVMTATPIPRTLAMTVFGDLEVSELTEVPAGRQEVSTTIVPAGRRAWVDRVWERVAEEVADGGRAFIVCPRINPDDEAAGLEASDEEARPPLSTVVETAQMLRDHPALAGIDVGILTGPMSAEEKNSAMAALQSGETPVLVATTVIEVGVDVPDATIMVILDADRFGLSQLHQLRGRIGRGTRPGICLALSWAPEGTVADERLAAFAATRDGFALAEKDLELRREGDVLGASQSGVRSHLRHLEIRKDVRIIEMVRDNAAAYIAEDPTLQEWPGLRAAVDEARRMTETDYLGRS; the protein is encoded by the coding sequence ATGATGAAAGCTGTAGCAACGGATGGGCGCACCCTGCTCGAGCGCCCGCTCGATCGGCTCGTCGGCGCGCGCACCGCCAAGGCGCTGGAGAAGCTCGACCTGCACACCGCCGGGGATCTGCTCCGCCACGCGCCCCGGCGCTACGTCCATCGCGGTGAGCTGGTTCCGCTCTCGAGGGCCGTCGAGGGCGAGAGCGTCACGGTCGTCGCCCACGTTCTCGGGACGAGCATGAGGCCGATGAATGCGAGGCGCGGTTTCCTCCTCAAGGTGACGATCTCGGACGGGCGGCACGACATGTCGCTCACATTCTTCGCGAAATCGCCGAGGCCGCTCGCGTTCCATGAGTCGAAACTCCAGCCGGGAACTCTCGCGACGTTCTCGGGCACCGTCTCCTCCTATCGGGGCGAGCTGCAGCTCACCCACCCCGAGTACCAGCTCCTCGAGGATGAGGGTGAGGTCGACGAGAAGGATATCGCCCGGCCGCTTCCCCTCTATCCTGCCGCCGTCAACGTCCCCACCTGGACGATCGAGAAGGCGGTCGGCTCCATCCTCGACCAGGTGGGGCCGGGCGACATCCCCGAGCCCCTGCCGGAACCGTTCCGCACGCAGCACGGACTGCTCGGCGCATTCGAGGCGCTCGTCGCCCTCCATCGGCCGCAGACCGACGCCGACTGGCAGCGGGGCCGTGAGCGGATGAAGTTCGAGGAGGCTCTCATCCTCCAGACAGTACTCGCCCAGCGCGGCCACGAGGCGACGGCGGTCGACTCCGAGCCCCGCCCCCGACGCTCCGCGGGGATCGCCGCCGAGTTCGACCGGCGTCTGCCCTTCGACCTGACCGAGGGCCAGGTGGCGGTGGGGGAGCAGATCTCGGCGGACCTGGCATCGACGAGGCCGATGAACAGGCTGCTCCAGGGCGACGTCGGCTCCGGCAAAACGATCGTTGCTCTGCGGGCGATGCTCCAGGTCGTCGACAGCGGAGGCCAGGCCGCCCTCCTCGCCCCGACAGAGGTCCTTGCCGAACAGCATCACCGCTCGATTCTCGCCATGCTCGGCGATCTCGCGGCCGGTGGGATGCTCGGGGGGTCCGACATCGGCACCCGCGTTGACCTGTTGACCGGCTCGCTCGGCGCCAAGGCCAAGCGGAGCGTCCTCGGCCGCCTCGCCGGCGGAGAGACGGGAATCATCGTCGGCACCCACGCCCTTATCTCCGACCACGTCCAGATCCCCTACCTATCCCTCGCGGTTGTCGACGAGCAGCACAGGTTCGGCGTCGACCAGCGGGACGCACTGCGGGCCAATGCCGGGGTCAATCTCCTCGTCATGACCGCCACCCCGATCCCGCGCACCCTCGCCATGACCGTATTCGGGGATCTTGAGGTCTCCGAGCTCACGGAAGTTCCTGCCGGCCGTCAGGAGGTATCGACGACAATCGTCCCCGCGGGAAGGCGGGCCTGGGTGGATCGGGTGTGGGAGCGTGTGGCGGAAGAGGTGGCCGATGGCGGCCGCGCCTTCATCGTCTGCCCCCGCATCAACCCCGATGATGAGGCCGCGGGCCTCGAGGCCTCCGACGAGGAGGCCAGGCCGCCGCTGTCGACCGTCGTTGAGACAGCACAGATGCTGCGCGACCACCCTGCGCTCGCCGGCATCGACGTCGGCATCCTGACGGGGCCGATGAGCGCCGAGGAGAAGAACAGCGCCATGGCGGCCCTCCAGTCGGGTGAGACTCCCGTTCTCGTGGCGACCACCGTGATCGAAGTCGGCGTCGACGTGCCGGACGCGACCATCATGGTCATCCTCGATGCGGATCGTTTCGGCCTCTCCCAGCTTCATCAGCTCCGCGGCCGCATCGGCCGCGGCACCCGCCCCGGCATCTGCCTCGCGCTGTCGTGGGCTCCCGAGGGCACGGTCGCCGACGAGCGACTGGCCGCCTTTGCGGCTACGAGGGATGGCTTCGCGCTCGCGGAGAAGGACCTTGAGCTGCGGCGGGAGGGTGATGTGCTCGGTGCGAGCCAGTCCGGTGTCCGCTCCCACCTGCGTCACCTGGAGATTCGGAAGGACGTGCGGATCATCGAGATGGTGAGAGACAATGCGGCCGCCTACATCGCCGAGGATCCCACGCTGCAGGAGTGGCCGGGGCTGAGAGCTGCCGTCGATGAGGCGCGCAGGATGACCGAGACCGACTACCTGGGGAGAAGCTGA
- the rpmB gene encoding 50S ribosomal protein L28: protein MASVCDVCGKGPGFGKSVSHSHVRTNRRWNPNIQRVRALVEGTPKRLNVCTNCIKSERIVRNTK from the coding sequence GTGGCCTCAGTATGTGACGTCTGCGGCAAGGGCCCGGGCTTCGGCAAGAGCGTCTCGCACTCCCACGTGCGGACCAACCGCCGGTGGAACCCGAACATTCAGCGCGTCCGCGCGCTCGTCGAGGGTACCCCCAAGCGACTCAACGTCTGCACGAACTGCATCAAGTCGGAGCGGATCGTTCGCAACACGAAGTAG
- the thiL gene encoding thiamine-phosphate kinase → MSEDDLLTVISRHLPASTATVPTGDDCAVLSPAGDVAISTDILVEGVHFRTDWSSAEDVGWRCVMHNVADAAAMRARPMSLVVAMVIPEGLATEWVEGFSKGLRQACDHIADQTGPIAIDGGDMSRGPAIMAAGTVVGDMEGREPVLRSGARPGDLLIHTGNLGASAHGLALLEAGETGSEADLFRRPVPPVALALSVPARAMMDVSDGLVRDARRMAAASGVSIALDSDRVAAAASPGASLHEALTGGEDHGFLAALPPGDVPEGWSIVGSIHAGAGVTVDGADLGELGGWDHFTA, encoded by the coding sequence ATGAGCGAAGACGACCTTCTCACAGTGATCAGCCGGCATCTGCCCGCCTCGACGGCGACCGTCCCGACAGGCGACGACTGCGCCGTCCTCTCGCCCGCGGGGGATGTGGCGATCTCGACCGACATCCTCGTCGAAGGCGTCCACTTCCGTACGGACTGGTCGAGCGCCGAGGATGTCGGTTGGCGGTGCGTCATGCACAACGTGGCGGACGCGGCGGCGATGCGGGCCCGCCCCATGTCGCTCGTCGTCGCCATGGTCATCCCCGAGGGGCTCGCCACCGAGTGGGTCGAAGGCTTCTCGAAGGGGCTGCGCCAGGCCTGCGACCATATCGCCGACCAGACCGGTCCCATCGCCATCGATGGCGGCGACATGTCGAGGGGCCCAGCCATCATGGCCGCGGGGACCGTCGTGGGGGACATGGAAGGACGGGAGCCTGTCCTCCGGTCCGGTGCCCGGCCGGGCGACCTCCTCATCCACACCGGTAACCTCGGAGCCTCAGCCCATGGACTCGCTCTTCTCGAGGCCGGCGAGACCGGTTCTGAGGCCGACCTCTTCCGGCGGCCGGTGCCGCCCGTCGCCCTGGCGCTGTCCGTCCCCGCACGGGCGATGATGGACGTGTCGGACGGTCTCGTGCGCGATGCGAGGCGCATGGCCGCGGCATCTGGAGTCTCAATCGCGCTCGACTCGGATCGGGTGGCGGCCGCGGCAAGCCCGGGGGCCAGCCTGCATGAGGCCCTCACCGGGGGAGAGGACCACGGCTTCTTGGCGGCCCTGCCGCCGGGGGATGTTCCGGAGGGTTGGAGCATCGTCGGCTCCATTCACGCCGGCGCCGGTGTGACGGTGGATGGAGCCGATCTGGGTGAACTCGGCGGCTGGGATCACTTCACCGCATGA
- a CDS encoding DUF3515 family protein, translated as MKRLSILTLLGLAACTPTIGLDSTPHASDPVCAQMLMATPGEIGGYERAKTTAQSTTAWQDGSSFRCGLDQPGPSTDRCITVGGIDWLSLDAGDERVPANSGDGTWTFLSYGRTPTVEIVLTTEAVGAGTVTDVLAQFSSALALVEADRECLALVDAPLALDDQG; from the coding sequence GTGAAGCGTCTCAGCATCCTTACACTCCTCGGCCTTGCGGCCTGCACGCCGACCATCGGCCTTGATTCCACCCCCCATGCCTCCGACCCCGTGTGCGCCCAGATGCTCATGGCAACCCCCGGTGAGATCGGCGGCTATGAACGTGCGAAAACGACCGCGCAGTCGACGACAGCGTGGCAGGATGGATCGTCCTTCCGGTGCGGCCTCGACCAGCCCGGCCCGTCGACCGACCGCTGCATCACCGTCGGCGGCATCGATTGGCTCAGCCTGGACGCGGGCGACGAGAGGGTGCCGGCGAACAGTGGGGACGGCACGTGGACGTTCCTGTCCTACGGGCGCACGCCCACCGTCGAGATCGTCCTCACGACGGAGGCCGTGGGCGCCGGTACCGTCACCGATGTCCTCGCCCAGTTCTCCTCGGCGCTCGCACTCGTCGAGGCCGACCGCGAATGCCTCGCACTCGTCGACGCGCCGCTGGCGCTCGACGACCAGGGCTAG
- a CDS encoding IS481 family transposase has protein sequence MSHANAALTPRARLTVARLVVDQQVPIAEVAARFQCSWPTVKRWADRYRSGESMQDRSSRPKTSPHQTPLKIRRRIVSLRLRLREGPVQLAVRVGLAPSTVHQILRHCRLNRLAHVDRATGEPVRRYEHPHPGSMIHVDVKKLGNIPDGGGWRFVGRQQGGRNRIATPDKARNHHHNPKMGYAFVHTVIDDYSRVAYAEVHNDETALTAVGVLERATAWFNTRGVTVERVLSDNGPAYRSILWRETCARLKITAKRTRPYRPQTNGKIERFHRTLADGWGYARCYTSETERRDALPGWLHHYNHHRPHTACDRLAPITRLTNLPGQYS, from the coding sequence ATGTCCCACGCTAATGCAGCCCTGACCCCTCGCGCCCGTTTGACCGTCGCCCGGCTCGTCGTCGACCAGCAGGTGCCGATTGCCGAGGTCGCGGCTCGGTTCCAATGCTCCTGGCCGACGGTCAAACGCTGGGCCGACCGCTACAGGTCTGGTGAGTCCATGCAGGACCGTTCCTCTCGCCCGAAGACCTCGCCCCACCAGACCCCGTTGAAGATCAGAAGACGAATCGTGAGCCTGCGGCTGCGGCTACGGGAAGGACCGGTCCAGCTGGCCGTCCGGGTCGGGCTGGCACCCTCGACCGTTCATCAGATCCTGCGCCACTGCCGACTGAACAGACTCGCTCACGTAGACCGCGCCACCGGGGAGCCGGTGCGCCGCTATGAACACCCCCACCCCGGCTCGATGATTCACGTCGATGTGAAAAAGCTCGGCAACATCCCCGACGGCGGCGGCTGGCGCTTCGTCGGTCGCCAACAGGGAGGCCGCAACCGCATAGCAACGCCGGACAAGGCCCGCAACCACCACCACAACCCGAAGATGGGCTACGCCTTCGTCCACACCGTCATCGATGACTACTCTCGCGTCGCCTACGCCGAAGTCCACAATGATGAAACCGCTCTCACTGCCGTCGGGGTGTTGGAGCGGGCCACAGCCTGGTTCAACACCCGAGGCGTCACCGTCGAAAGAGTGCTCTCCGACAACGGTCCGGCCTACCGCTCGATATTATGGCGCGAAACCTGCGCCAGGCTGAAGATCACAGCAAAACGGACCCGCCCGTACCGACCCCAGACCAACGGGAAGATCGAGCGCTTCCACCGTACCCTGGCAGACGGGTGGGGCTACGCCCGCTGCTACACCTCAGAAACCGAGCGACGCGACGCCCTACCAGGATGGCTGCATCACTATAATCATCACCGACCCCACACAGCCTGCGACAGGCTCGCCCCAATCACCCGCTTAACCAACCTCCCCGGACAGTACAGCTAG
- a CDS encoding D-alanine--D-alanine ligase family protein, with translation MKNGSTTRVALIYGGRSGEHPVSCMTAGSVMASIDRDRYEIVPIGIRRDGTWVSGTTDSELLGTGTAEVGPGEPITVSYGTGEFYEGGKSLEIDVAFPLLHGPFGEDGTIQGLFEMAGVKYVGSGVFSSAAVMDKHFTKIILQAAGLPVGPWVLVTRSGWENSREELTDQIAQLRMPLFVKPTRAGSSLGISRIESLDQLDEAIREAQKHDPKVIVEQGLAGREVECAVLGGRGTERARASTVGEIILNNPTSGFYDFESKYVETDGLVLQIPAEIPEDDMERLRTMAVEAFEAVDCEGMARVDFFFDGGDITINEINTIPGFTPYSMYPLLWQKSGMTYAELIDELLTLALERQTGLR, from the coding sequence GTGAAGAACGGTTCCACAACTCGCGTTGCCCTCATCTACGGAGGCCGCTCCGGCGAGCATCCGGTGTCCTGCATGACGGCCGGTTCGGTCATGGCCTCGATCGATCGCGATCGGTACGAGATCGTGCCCATCGGCATCCGCCGGGACGGCACGTGGGTGAGCGGCACGACCGACTCGGAGCTGCTCGGCACCGGCACGGCCGAGGTCGGTCCGGGCGAGCCCATCACCGTCTCGTACGGAACCGGAGAATTCTACGAGGGTGGGAAGAGCCTCGAGATCGATGTCGCATTCCCGCTCCTTCACGGGCCGTTCGGCGAGGACGGCACGATCCAAGGCCTGTTTGAGATGGCGGGGGTGAAGTACGTCGGATCGGGCGTCTTCTCGTCAGCCGCGGTCATGGACAAGCATTTCACGAAGATCATCCTTCAGGCCGCGGGCCTGCCCGTCGGTCCATGGGTGCTCGTGACGAGAAGCGGGTGGGAGAACAGCCGCGAGGAGCTCACCGACCAGATCGCGCAGCTGCGGATGCCGCTCTTCGTCAAGCCCACTCGTGCCGGATCCTCGCTCGGCATCTCCCGCATCGAGTCCCTCGACCAGCTCGACGAGGCGATCCGGGAGGCCCAGAAGCACGACCCGAAGGTCATCGTCGAGCAGGGCCTGGCGGGTCGTGAGGTTGAATGCGCGGTCCTGGGCGGCCGCGGCACCGAGCGTGCACGAGCCTCGACCGTCGGCGAGATCATCCTCAACAACCCGACCTCAGGCTTCTACGATTTCGAGTCGAAGTACGTCGAGACCGACGGTCTCGTCCTTCAGATCCCGGCGGAGATCCCCGAGGACGACATGGAGCGGCTGCGCACCATGGCTGTCGAGGCATTTGAGGCCGTGGACTGCGAGGGGATGGCACGCGTCGATTTCTTCTTCGACGGCGGTGACATCACGATCAACGAGATCAACACGATCCCCGGCTTCACCCCGTACTCGATGTACCCGCTGCTGTGGCAGAAGTCCGGCATGACCTATGCGGAGCTCATCGACGAACTGCTGACGCTCGCGCTCGAGCGTCAGACCGGCCTGCGCTAG
- a CDS encoding trans-sulfuration enzyme family protein, whose amino-acid sequence MTKPATILAQSGRPDRVQGSPVNPPIVLSSTYRNSGTEPGNIYARWDTETWNPFEQTLAALEGADFPALVHSSGMAAITTALHAARPGRIVAPRHSYHASLVVAREMAEREGGEVVTVDIANTDEVVSALPGASAVLLESPTNPMLELADIPTIADAAHEAGTLVIVDNTFATPLGQQPLSMGADIVVHSATKYLAGHSDVILGAALAATEELHQTMWDYRTHTGSVAGPFETWLALRGMRTLSLRFERITANAAELARRLADHPLVEAVAHPSLPDHPNHERAPRGCGVLTLRPKGGREAADRLVEATSLWLPATSLGGVESSLERRRRFADEAETVPEDLLRLSCGIEDIEDLWEDLDRALGVAVR is encoded by the coding sequence ATGACGAAGCCAGCTACGATTCTCGCCCAGTCCGGCCGTCCCGACAGAGTTCAGGGCAGCCCGGTCAATCCCCCCATCGTTCTCTCCTCGACGTACCGCAACTCGGGGACGGAGCCGGGGAACATCTATGCGAGATGGGACACGGAGACGTGGAATCCCTTCGAGCAGACCCTCGCCGCCCTTGAAGGCGCCGACTTCCCCGCCCTCGTCCACTCCTCCGGCATGGCAGCCATCACCACAGCGCTCCACGCGGCGCGCCCCGGCCGGATCGTCGCCCCGCGTCACTCGTACCATGCCTCTCTCGTCGTCGCGCGGGAGATGGCCGAGCGGGAGGGCGGCGAGGTTGTCACGGTCGACATCGCCAATACTGACGAGGTCGTCTCCGCCCTGCCGGGAGCCAGCGCCGTCCTTCTGGAGTCGCCGACGAACCCGATGCTCGAGCTCGCCGACATCCCGACCATCGCCGACGCGGCGCACGAGGCTGGCACCCTCGTCATCGTCGACAACACGTTCGCCACCCCGCTCGGCCAGCAGCCCCTCAGCATGGGGGCCGACATCGTCGTCCATTCGGCCACGAAGTATCTCGCGGGCCACTCCGACGTCATCCTCGGCGCGGCCCTCGCCGCCACGGAGGAGCTCCACCAGACGATGTGGGACTACCGCACCCACACCGGCTCCGTCGCCGGGCCCTTCGAAACGTGGCTGGCGCTGCGCGGCATGAGGACCCTCTCCCTCCGCTTCGAGAGGATCACCGCGAACGCAGCCGAGCTCGCGCGGCGCCTGGCGGACCACCCGCTCGTCGAGGCCGTCGCCCATCCCTCTCTCCCCGACCATCCCAACCATGAGCGCGCCCCGAGGGGCTGTGGCGTGCTGACGCTGCGCCCGAAGGGCGGCCGCGAGGCGGCCGATCGTCTCGTCGAGGCGACGAGTCTCTGGCTGCCGGCCACATCGCTCGGCGGTGTCGAGTCGAGCCTTGAGCGGCGCCGCCGGTTCGCGGACGAGGCGGAGACGGTCCCGGAGGATCTTCTGCGCCTCTCCTGCGGAATCGAGGACATTGAGGACCTCTGGGAGGATCTCGACCGGGCTCTGGGCGTCGCGGTTCGGTGA
- a CDS encoding AMIN-like domain-containing (lipo)protein has product MKRVLAAAMMVSLVAACTSTTDETPTSTEPTDTATTSETTTPAAPTTPEETEDETTAPTDDESAPADTIDGSGLTTDPTQSDSFPDLLGQFLPIEARVGGHGNYDRVVVEYDEDEGELSWSASYEDEPIQDGSGLPVDMAGQKFLTVVVSGVRYPDEGEATEGINVTGLNQATVVEDVHVDYPFEGMHMIFVGVDEEHPYRVQVFNDPERIVIDILHD; this is encoded by the coding sequence ATGAAACGTGTACTTGCCGCCGCAATGATGGTGAGCCTCGTCGCCGCCTGCACGTCGACGACGGACGAGACTCCAACGTCCACCGAACCGACGGACACCGCCACGACGTCTGAGACGACGACTCCGGCCGCTCCGACGACCCCGGAGGAGACAGAGGACGAGACCACGGCCCCGACCGACGATGAATCCGCACCCGCGGACACCATCGATGGATCGGGACTGACGACGGACCCGACTCAGTCCGACAGCTTCCCCGACCTTCTCGGCCAATTCCTCCCGATTGAGGCACGAGTGGGCGGGCATGGCAACTATGACCGCGTCGTCGTCGAGTACGACGAGGACGAGGGTGAGCTGAGCTGGTCCGCCTCCTATGAGGACGAGCCGATCCAGGACGGCTCTGGCCTGCCGGTCGATATGGCCGGACAGAAGTTCCTCACCGTCGTAGTCTCGGGTGTCCGCTATCCCGACGAGGGCGAGGCCACCGAGGGGATCAACGTCACTGGGCTCAACCAGGCGACTGTCGTCGAGGACGTTCACGTCGACTATCCCTTCGAGGGCATGCACATGATCTTCGTCGGCGTCGATGAGGAGCACCCCTACCGCGTCCAGGTCTTCAACGATCCGGAGCGGATCGTCATCGACATCCTCCACGACTAG